The Elgaria multicarinata webbii isolate HBS135686 ecotype San Diego chromosome 1, rElgMul1.1.pri, whole genome shotgun sequence genome has a window encoding:
- the PTER gene encoding phosphotriesterase-related protein, with product MSSLKGKVQTVLGLIEPTQLGYTMTHEHLTMSFNCSYCPPPSGHEALSEKPIEMKNLFWLKQNPYSHKENLLLFQEINAVREELLHYKALGGGTIVENTTTGIKRDVKTLKQLAEETGVHIIAGAGFYVDATHSPETRAMTVEKLTEIMVNEVLNGADGTNIKCGVIGEIGCSWPLTESENKVLQATAHAQSQLGCPVIIHPGRNSDSPFQIIRILQEAGADISKTVMSHLDRTIFDEKKLLEFAQLGCYLEYDLFGTEFISYQMSPDIDMPSDNERILRVRMLIDEGYEDKVLIAHDIHTKNRLKKYGGHGYSHILENIVPKMIVRGISQNKIDKVLVANPKQWLTFK from the exons ATGTCTTCATTGAAGGGTAAAGTCCAGACTGTGTTAGGCCTCATCGAACCTACCCAGCTTGGCTACACTATGACCCATGAACACTTGACAATGAGCTTCAATTGCTCTTACTGCCCACCTCCTTCAGGCCATGAAGCACTATCTGAAAAACCCATTGAGATGAAGAACTTGTTTTGGCTTAAGCAAAATCCCTATAGCCACAAAGAGAATCTTCTTCTGTTTCAAGAGATAAATGCTGTGAGGGAAGAGCTCTTGCATTACAAGGCTCTAGGTGGTGGGACCATAGTGGAAAATACAACCACCGGAATCAAACGAGATGTGAAGACCCTAAAGCAACTTGCAGAAGAGACTGGTGTCCATATTATTGCTGGAGCTGGTTTTTATGTGGATGCCACTCATTCTCCTGAGACACGAGCTATGACTGTAGAGAAG CTGACAGAGATTATGGTAAATGAAGTTCTCAACGGAGCTGATGGCACCAACATCAAGTGTGGCGTAATAGGAGAAATTGGCTGCTCTTGGCCTCTGACAGAGAGTGAAAACAAAGTACTTCAGGCAACGGCACATGCCCAGTCCCAGCTTGGCTGCCCTGTCATAATCCATCCTGGCAGAAATAGTGATTCACCTTTCCAGATCATTCGAATTTTGCAGGAAGCTGGGGCTGATATCTCGAAAACCGTCATGTCTCACCTTGACAG GACTATATTTGATGAGAAGAAGCTGCTGGAGTTTGCTCAACTAGGATGCTACTTAGAATATGACCTTTTTGGAACAGAATTCATTTCCTACCAAATGAGTCCTGATATTGACATGCCAAGTGACAATGAAAGAATTTTAAG GGTTCGGATGTTGATTGATGAAGGCTATGAAGACAAAGTTTTAATTGCTCATGACATACACACAAAGAATAGATTAAAGAAATATGGGGGTCATGGATATTCTCATATACTTGAAAACATAGTCCCAAAAATGATTGTTAGAGGCATATCTCAAAATAAAATTGATAAGGTATTGGTTGCAAATCCGAAACAGTGGCTGACTTTTAAGTAA